The Malus domestica chromosome 13, GDT2T_hap1 genome includes a window with the following:
- the LOC103452979 gene encoding monothiol glutaredoxin-S10: MDRVAKLASQKAVVIFSKSSCCMSHAIKRLFYEQGVSPAIYELDEESRGKEMEWALIRLGCQPSVPAVFIGGKLVGSANTVMTLHLNGSLKKLLKDAGALWL; this comes from the coding sequence ATGGATCGTGTAGCAAAATTAGCATCACAAAAGGCCGTAGTCATATTCAGCAAGAGCTCGTGCTGCATGTCCCATGCAATCAAGAGATTGTTTTACGAACAAGGAGTGAGTCCTGCAATCTATGAGCTCGATGAGGAGTCAAGAGGGAAGGAGATGGAGTGGGCTTTGATAAGGCTAGGGTGCCAACCCTCAGTTCCTGCTGTCTTCATTGGTGGCAAACTTGTGGGATCAGCCAATACAGTCATGACACTTCATCTCAATGGTTCGCTAAAGAAATTGCTAAAAGATGCAGGAGCATTGTGGCTCTAA
- the LOC103452977 gene encoding monothiol glutaredoxin-S2, giving the protein MEAVTKMASERPVVIFSKSSCCMSHSIKTLLCDFGVNPAVYELDEMQRGREIEQALSRLGCNPTVPAVFIGGELVGGANEVMSLHLKRSLIPMLKRVGALWV; this is encoded by the coding sequence ATGGAGGCGGTAACAAAGATGGCGTCCGAGAGACCAGTGGTAATCTTCAGCAAGAGCTCGTGCTGCATGTCTCACTCGATCAAAACCCTGCTTTGTGACTTTGGGGTGAACCCAGCAGTgtatgagcttgatgagatgcaaagagggagagagatagagCAAGCTCTCTCTAGGCTGGGATGCAACCCTACTGTGCCTGCTGTGTTCATTGGCGGTGAACTTGTGGGTGGAGCCAATGAGGTCATGAGTCTTCATCTTAAGCGCTCCTTAATCCCCATGCTTAAGCGCGTCGGAGCATTATGGGTTTGA